A part of Leishmania panamensis strain MHOM/PA/94/PSC-1 chromosome 34 sequence genomic DNA contains:
- a CDS encoding hypothetical protein (TriTrypDB/GeneDB-style sysID: LpmP.34.0650), which produces MPRLSFWAVGVLAGWGITYEGYHHIYVPYRTSQLEVDQRWERSKMPYHDAIHAYSRLQTVIEQQLAMRSSSLSSSSASARQDTSVWYTNAEKILFFCDVQRVRALLLGLPHHLITEKDLRAKLQQLSVWEAQHCTELNFRSAPLTFSQALRSAMCFVIYLLCFRVLSPLLSVWNGSAGWQARLQHSVAVQIAEALEIKVLLTVQESESCNVSSEVARGTSYRYITLNATHWIEEVGFWACPNNPLLRHRSVSASAPVQSEEVDDYHLKLLRGLPMMTCSSNAAPQHSGALNFASPALRQPWCYLFWCGPSASATAYATTYAEHWRRLEARQQECLSRGGEDDEAASLMTATDVTFGYPMLSNTDQLECEVDHEAHYIPVGISGLPRVLYVDTAHAKDDVRPRRTREETYARVQQAQFARAPSAAPTMRAPADSIAAVPQTSSRLHEWQAHHGPPCWLRVWWGGVYGGGPRRSNATLHYHLGRASTVAEYASAAIAASQAAGAFTAAAASAV; this is translated from the coding sequence ATGCCTCGGCTCTCATTCTGGGCCGTTGGCGTGCTTGCCGGGTGGGGGATAACATATGAGGGTTACCATCACATCTACGTGCCATACCGAACCTCGCAGCTGGAGGTCGACCAACGGTGGGAGCGGAGTAAGATGCCGTACCACGACGCCATCCACGCCTATTCCCGGTTGCAGACAGTcatcgagcagcagctggctaTGAGATCTTCTTCCCTGTCGTCTTCGTCGGCGAGTGCACGACAAGATACCTCGGTGTGGTACACCAACGCGGAAAAAATTCTTTTCTTCTGCGAtgtgcagcgtgtgcgtgccctGCTCCTGGGTCTCCCACACCACCTCATCACTGAGAAGGACCTGCGTGCGAAGCTTCAACAACTATCGGTCTGGGAagcgcagcactgcacgGAGCTCAACTTTCGATCGGCTCCTCTTACCTTTTCGCAAGCGCTGCGGTCCGCTATGTGCTTTGTGATTTACCTGCTCTGCTTTCGCGTCCTCAGCCCGCTGCTGAGTGTGTGGAATGGCTCTGCGGGCTGGCAAGCCCGGCTCCAACACAGCGTGGCTGTTCAGATCGCCGAGGCCTTGGAGATAAAGGTGCTGCTGACAGTACAAGAGAGCGAGTCGTGCAACGTCAGCAGTGAGGTCGCCCGTGGGACATCTTACCGTTACATAACTCTTAACGCAACGCACTGGATCGAAGAAGTCGGCTTCTGGGCTTGCCCCAACAACCCACTCCTGCGTCATCGGTCTGTCAGCGCGTCAGCACCTGTGCAGAGTGAGGAAGTGGACGACTATCACTTGAAACTCCTACGTGGTCTCCCAATGATGACATGCTCCTCAAAtgccgcgccacagcacagTGGCGCATTGAACTTCGCCTCACCGGCACTGCGCCAGCCGTGGTGCTACCTGTTCTGGTGTGGCCCCTCTGCTTCAGCGACCGCGTACGCTACGACATATGCTGAGCACTGGCGTCGGCTggaggcgcggcagcaggagtgTCTGTCAAGGGGAGGTGAAGACGACGAAGCAGCGTCACTGATGACGGCGACTGACGTCACATTCGGATACCCAATGCTGTCCAACACCGACCAACTTGAGTGCGAGGTAGATCATGAGGCACATTACATCCCTGTGGGGATCAGCGGATTGCCACGCGTCTTGTATGTGGACACAGCGCATGCAAAGGATGATGTGCGGCCGCGACGTACGCGCGAGGAGACGTACGCTCGCGTGCAGCAGGCACAATTTGCTCGTGCCCCCTCCGCGGCGCCCACGATGCGCGCACCGGCTGATTCGATCGCGGCCGTACCACAAACGTCATCCAGGTTGCACGAGTGGCAAGCCCACCACGGGCCTCCATGCTGGCTCCGGGTGTGGTGGGGCGGCGTCTACGGCGGGGGCCCTCGTCGGTCAAACGCCACTCTTCACTACCACCTGGGCCGCGCGAGCACGGTGGCCGAGTACGCGAGTGCCGCTATCGCGGCCAGCCAAGCTGCGGGAGccttcactgctgctgccgcctctgcggtGTAA
- a CDS encoding hypothetical protein (TriTrypDB/GeneDB-style sysID: LpmP.34.0660): protein MRRAPRLPVLCTLPLHVQRWRYSTPAPAPGEALPLPSTKTVPQTEVGASKAPPPATSSGAPHSGSVTDQHRGADAPYRSLYPQVKLRATTQERPYKQRDFVTFEEAEMGNGQGPRSEGESVQVAPLSSATAESSSAAVSSDHQRSHTPSSLAAQAESRCLLSNPMEGNEVQQFLDEVQRQVDVARHARNQAIPFPQNPGANSPEFRRIKRHAKMKIEVPDPDYPTFARKDQAMQLPPPQEHPWVRKNTPIGPFILHGDGQIHQTGGTGQVDFDDNSVNEKLPKSYRGLQHRSTLQRQLPQDNGRVLQEAVIKHSFTLTGRGVFATRRIAKGETIMIVQSTARNVGVKGELQRLEEMCTDILIACRDGDVRACDYLHDWVLTGQPSSLVEHWPASSTLRVMDAIGGADVLDALELHPIHIARMAAIIDLNSFLVESSISERRGMAYFPEAGFLNHSCAPNATYDIMPEHVFCETDYYLDEATRTTAAEAGEDENAKSPATATDDASTSSAAEGDISAGQVAIRNGVSQGQRNVAFFDSEDNFTAYPDLTEADAPVYLFCCRAEKDIEAGEEIVISYVPPQWSFDNRQYVLHDRYRFWCKCPKCSPVLDKKYARVPKLIVAMVMVSIALQLMVFRQRNLKNLVDEDYKQLAAMSEEERLEELRARGIDVEAMAADAVKRRKQRRVGLFEMLEEERLSRLYEPENRGPMNIVNRMDAHARPPR, encoded by the coding sequence ATGCGCCGCGCGCCACGACTGCCTGTGCTGTGCACACTTCCCCTGCACGTACAGCGTTGGCGATACAGCACCCCTGCGCCGGCGCCTGGAGAAGCGCTGCCGTTGCCATCGACAAAGACGGTCCCACAGACTGAGGTGGGTGCCTCGaaggcgccaccaccagcaacCTCGTCGGGGGCCCCTCATTCGGGCTCTGTCACAGACCAGCACAGAGGCGCCGATGCCCCATATCGATCGCTATACCCCCAAGTGAAGCTGCGTGCCACAACGCAGGAACGCCCCTACAAGCAGAGGGACTTTGTAACCTTCGAAGAGGCTGAGATGGGCAATGGGCAGGGACCACGCTCAGAGGGCGAGTCTGTGCAAgttgcacctctctcctccgcgactgccgagagcagcagtgccgccgtctcctcaGATCATCAGCGTTCCCACACGCCATCGTCGCTCGCCGCGCAGGCAGAAAGTCGGTGTCTGCTTAGCAACCCGATGGAAGGCAACGAGGTTCAGCAGTTCCTCGATGAGGTGCAGAGACAGGTCGATGTCGCGCGGCACGCACGCAACCAAGccatccccttcccccaaAATCCGGGGGCAAACAGTCCAGAGTTTCGCCGCATCAAGCGGCATGCAAAAATGAAGATTGAGGTGCCGGACCCCGACTACCCCACATTTGCCCGCAAGGATCAAGCGATGCAGCTTCCCCCGCCGCAGGAGCACCCGTGGGTGCGGAAAAACACCCCGATCGGCCCCTTCATTCTTCACGGCGACGGTCAAATCCACCAGACGGGCGGAACGGGGCAGGTAGACTTCGATGATAACTCAGTGAATGAGAAGCTGCCGAAGTCGTACCGTGGACTGCAACACCGGtcgacgctgcagcgacagctccCGCAGGACAACGGCCGCGTGCTTCAGGAGGCTGTCATCAAGCACAGTTTCACGCTGACCGGGCGAGGCGTCTTTGCAACGCGGCGCATTGCGAAGGGAGAGACAATCATGATTGTCCAGAGCACTGCGCGCAACGTCGGTGTGAAGGGCGAACTGCAGCGACTGGAGGAGATGTGCACCGATATCCTCATCGCCtgccgcgacggcgacgtgcgcgcgtgcgacTACCTGCACGACTGGGTTCTGACTGGGCAACCCTCCTCCCTGGTGGAGCACTGGCCTGCCTCGAGCACGTTGCGTGTGATGGACGCGATCGGCGGGGCGGACGTGCTTGATGCACTGGAGCTGCACCCAATCCACATCGCGCGCATGGCCGCTATTATCGACTTGAACAGTTTCCTCGTTGAGAGCAGCATTTCGGAACGCAGAGGCATGGCCTATTTTCCCGAGGCTGGTTTCCTGAACCACAGCTGCGCACCGAACGCGACGTACGACATCATGCCGGAGCACGTCTTTTGCGAAACGGACTACTACCTGGATGAGGCAACGAGgaccacagcggcagaggcggggGAAGACGAAAATGCAAAGAGTCCCGCAACAGCCACAGACGATGCCAGCACGagttcagcagcagagggagatATCTCGGCAGGCCAGGTCGCCATTCGCAACGGCGTGTCACAAGGGCAGCGCAACGTGGCGTTCTTCGACAGCGAGGATAACTTCACGGCTTACCCGGACCTCACCGAGGCCGATGCTCCGGTGTacctcttctgctgccggGCCGAGAAGGATATTGAGGCCGGGGAGGAGATTGTCATCAGCTACGTGCCTCCGCAGTGGTCCTTTGACAACCGGCAGTACGTCCTGCACGACCGCTATCGGTTCTGGTGCAAGTGCCCCAAGTGTTCGCCTGTGCTCGACAAGAAGTACGCGCGGGTGCCAAAGCTGATTGTTGCCATGGTGATGGTGAGcattgcgctgcagctcatggTTTTCCGACAGCGCAACCTCAAAAACTTAGTGGACGAGGACTACAAGCAGCTGGCAGCGATGTCGGAAGAGGAGCGACTAGAGGAACTGCGTGCGCGCGGCATCGacgtggaggcgatggcggcggacGCTGTCAAGCGACGCAAGCAGCGACGCGTCGGGCTTTTTGAGATGCTCGAGGAAGAGCGGCTGAGCCGCCTGTACGAGCCGGAGAATCGTGGTCCCATGAACATCGTGAACCGCATGGATGCACACGCAAGGCCACCACGGTAG
- a CDS encoding hypothetical protein (TriTrypDB/GeneDB-style sysID: LpmP.34.0670) has product MPRKKTSSKAASPVASASHNRSGSYPGEPAAFQLAVVNSCLGNEDIRLPRLPTPALLTPFYAQYESTAVAASLRTSPWKSDYWCTKVAHVALGRHSALPAVYRLLHECAGRLHARVVYVQTAAVHRQLQKAYPPLPRSGSHTITVGGVGDNGDVVIVEPAKQGGEAATGAAGPPPPTVFTTSYYLLINHSENPTFVGPDRVPQGRSVVLQEGDVLSFLECAFDEDGGVLDGADIANGGDGAEGHSRYTPIDVEAVECSSTTVEQVQQLAKESLWHCIDAPAGGDAPRPSSSSALTTHQVRVAHRVVATRRLYEVPHVVQEYMGWWHRHTTQLLEERHVDDRYLASLPAEPVGVNCAWMVSGNHLVHAPSIADSSLGSVTSACTNAEGSCDISATTVAHSSPSPSLGSQHAGSRHLSVLPSMQQHFPKDLLHTPAVATALRRWLKDTEDMEEVTDEVHSPLAARLVLDRAWLWSLVRRRHRQSATPQPQPSSPTACDAFSPSQVKLVGNDKAATAGLACPVKVKRQDDANPGSVPLQLDGSSSPESASDTAERFRIPVSKVLDNSVATGGGAVSPALPATPLCTTSAVQRVLKELRQNHSKKKDPASEHSTQALQPPSLGNEHKVGAGVARAAPGVHRPLRLDAEPIHVYMNSTTHTAMRPVNREASQWPLRDSSSPVGSVGLPTCVPAVRIKPAALPVYVFTRRSPSPDVYTREQSSFTHACSSSSPTVVGQAKGTGATGSTSGIGAAKQYVYYYYEADDRPSGGGATSDSSPALAELSSPAPASAAPLQHESLTDSSEAHDGFLWVDEAERTEEVPRSAATRKRRRGKKIAATRKRRASETILSAAEAKVARDEGASVALDELRPTSTATPPPPRRSKTAPRVNSRWAAPL; this is encoded by the coding sequence ATGCCCCGCAAGAAGACTTCGAGCAAGGCAGCTTCCCCCGTAGCTTCAGCATCGCATAACCGCTCCGGATCCTACCCTGGTGAGCCGGCTGCCTTTCAGTTGGCTGTGGTCAACTCTTGCCTAGGCAACGAAGACATACGACTTCCTCGGCTGCCGACACCGGCGTTGCTGACCCCCTTCTATGCCCAATACGAATccaccgcggtggcggcctcgctgcgcacgtCTCCGTGGAAGAGCGACTACTGGTGTACGAAGGTAGCGCACGTGGCGCTTGGACGTCACTCAGCCCTTCCGGCCGTCTACAGGCTGCTACACGAGTGTGCCGGGCGACTTCACGCACGCGTCGTATACGTGCAGACAGCAGCTGTGCACCGACAGCTTCAAAAAGCGTACCCACCTCTGCCACGGAGCGGGTCGCATACGATAACGGTGGGTGGGGTCGGGGACAATGGCGACGTGGTAATCGTCGAGCCGGCGAAACAAGGCGGTGAGGCAGCaacaggtgctgctggcccGCCCCCGCCGACCGTCTTCACGACCTCGTATTACCTCCTCATCAACCACAGCGAGAATCCAACCTTTGTCGGCCCAGACCGGGTGCCGCAGGGCCGCAGTGTAGTTCTTCAGGAGGGTGATGTGCTGAGCTTCCTCGAGTGTGCCTTCGACGAAGATGGCGGCGTTCTCGATGGAGCTGACATCGCCAATGGGGGAGATGGCGCAGAGGGGCATAGCAGGTACACACCAATCGACGTGGAAGCAGTGGAGTGTTCTTCAACGACGGTGGAACAAGTCCAACAGCTTGCGAAGGAGTCCTTGTGGCATTGCATCGACGCACCTGCCGGAGGTGACGCACCTCGGCCCtcatcgtcgtcggcgcTCACAACCCACCAAGTGCGCGTGGCTCACCGCGTGGTGGCAACTCGACGCCTCTACGAGGTACCTCATGTGGTTCAGGAGTACATGGGTTGGTGGCACCGGCACACAACGCAACTTCTCGAGGAGCGCCACGTGGACGACCGATACCTCGCATCACTCCCGGCCGAGCCGGTGGGCGTTAACTGTGCTTGGATGGTGTCCGGTAACCACCTCGTACACGCGCCGAGTATCGCTGACAGCAGCCTCGGATCTGTAACGTCGGCTTGCACCAACGCCGAGGGTTCCTGTGACATCTCAGCCACGACAGTGGCgcactcctccccttccccttccctcggCTCCCAGCACGCAGGGAGTCGCCATCTGTCTGTGCTGCCCagcatgcagcagcacttcCCCAAGGACCTCCTTCATACCCCTGCGGTCGCCACGGCGCTACGGCGGTGGTTGAAGGACACGGAGGATATGGAGGAGGTGACCGATGAAGTGCATTCGCCACTGGCAGCGCGGCTGGTGCTGGACCGCGCATGGCTCTGGAGCCTtgttcgccgccgccaccggcagTCAGCGACGCCTCAGCCGCAGCCCTCGAGTCCTACCGCATGCGACGCGTTCAGCCCTTCACAGGTGAAGCTGGTAGGCAACGACAAGGCGGCCACCGCCGGGTTGGCGTGCCCTGTGAAAGTGAAAAGACAAGATGATGCGAACCCCGGCAGTGTACCTCTGCAACTTGACggctcctcttctccagaGAGCGCATCTGACACGGCGGAGCGCTTTCGCATCCCCGTGTCGAAGGTGTTAGACAATTCCgtcgccaccggcggcggcgctgtgtcgCCGGCGCTCCCCGCCACGCCGCTGTGTACAACAAGCGCGGTGCAGAGAGTGCtcaaggagctgcgccagaATCACAGCAAGAAGAAGGACCCCGCCAGCGAGCACAGCACTCAAGCTCTGCAACCTCCGTCTTTGGGGAATGAGCACAAGGTGGGCGCCGGCGTcgctcgcgctgcgccagGTGTGCACCGGCCTCTCCGCCTCGATGCTGAGCCGATTCATGTGTACATGAACAGCACCACACATACTGCAATGAGGCCTGTGAACAGAGAGGCATCACAGTGGCCGCTAAGGGACTCTTCTTCTCCGGTGGGATCTGTTGGGTTGCCGACGTGCGTGCCAGCCGTACGCATTAAACCGGCAGCGCTCCCAGTTTACGTCTTTACTCGCCGAAGTCCGAGCCCCGACGTATACACGCGCGAACAGAGCTCCTTCACACATGcatgctcctcctcctccccaacAGTGGTAGGGCAAGCGAAGGGTACCGGGGCGACGGGGTCTACGTCGGGGATCGGTGCTGCCAAGCAGTACGTGTACTACTACTACGAGGCAGACGATCGCCCCTCTGGTGGCGGTGCAACAAGCGATTCGTCGCCCGCCTTAGCGGAACTGTCGTCCCCGGCACCAGCAAGTGCGGCGCCCCTTCAGCACGAGTCGCTCACGGACTCGAGCGAGGCTCACGACGGTTTTCTCTGGGTCGATGAGGCAGAGAGGACTGAAGAGGTCCCGCGATCTGCCGCGACGCGAAAACGACGCCGAGGCAAGAAGATCGCAGCTACGCGCAAGAGACGAGCCTCCGAGACGATATTGTCGGCAGCTGAGGCGAAAGTGGCCCGTGACGAGGGCGCCTCCGTAGCACTCGACGAGCTACGACCAACGTCGACtgcgacgccaccgccaccacggcgtTCCAAGACGGCGCCACGCGTCAACTCGAGATGGGCAGCGCCGTTATGA
- a CDS encoding proteasome activator protein pa26, putative (TriTrypDB/GeneDB-style sysID: LpmP.34.0680): MAQAIRDTYSEEASFAIVEEWSSKVLADLEARATNAHHARQGVLAKPYTADAAETVPVSVVASLREFQGELHDIYRGAETIRTVIACRIPELKSEDNLGVEVQMAVLKMVDSLEGKLLGSGGDKDGGVPCVAGMYATRDYLTARGSVEDKVLGKAGDDDKKTKSAAPSVLMELQQIDADALLKLELSAMQISTQIRSFINVYALNWKKLIQPRSNGSEKNIT; the protein is encoded by the coding sequence ATGGCGCAGGCCATCCGCGACACCTACAGTGAGGAAGCGAGTTTTGCAATCGTGGAAGAATGGTCCTCGAAGGTGCTGGCGGACCTCGAGGCGCGCGCTACGAATGCACACCACGCACGCCAAGGAGTGCTGGCGAAACCCTACACGGCAGACGCCGCGGAAACGGTGCCGGTCAGCGTCGTGGCGTCGTTGCGCGAGTTTCAAGGGGAGCTGCACGACATCTACCGCGGTGCTGAGACGATCCGCACCGTCATTGCGTGCCGAATTCCTGAGCTAAAGTCAGAGGACAACCTCGGGGTCGAGGTGCAGATGGCTGTGTTGAAGATGGTTGACTCGCTGGAAGGAAAGCTGCTTGGCTCCGGTGGTGACAAGGACGGCGGTGTGCCATGTGTGGCAGGCATGTATGCGACGCGCGACTACCTCACCGCCCGTGGATCCGTGGAAGACAAGGTGCTCGGCAAGGCCGGCGACGATGACAAGAAGACAAAgtccgctgcgccgtcggtgctgatggagctgcagcagattGATGCAGATGCGCTTCTGAAGCTGGAGCTCAGTGCCATGCAGATCTCGACGCAGATCCGCTCTTTCATCAACGTCTACGCCCTCAACTGGAAGAAGCTGATTCAGCCGCGCTCCAATGGATCTGAGAAGAACATCACCTAG